Proteins encoded in a region of the Photobacterium angustum genome:
- the hrpA gene encoding ATP-dependent RNA helicase HrpA has product MSQSNQTQADVLNNEKTLKSAIKDCMMRDRFRLHKRVQGASRIKNEKSKHAVFDEIALEIAKSMQTVERRRTQRPKIIYPAQLPVSQKKDDIAEAILNNQVVIVAGETGSGKTTQLPKICLEIGRGTHGMIGHTQPRRLAARSVASRIAEEMECEMGSHVGYKVRFNDQVSEHSHVKLMTDGILLAEIQHDRFLSQYDTIIIDEAHERSLNIDFIMGYLRELLPKRPDLKVIITSATIDPERFSKHFNNAPIIEVSGRTYPVEVRYRPVVEDGDDTDRDQLDAIFDAVDELCDEGEGDILIFLNGEREIRDTADALEKRKLRHTEILPLYARLSAGEQNRVFQSHSGRRIVLSTNVAETSLTVPGIKYVIDPGTARISRYSYRTKVQRLPIEAISQASANQRMGRCGRVQEGICIRLYSEEDFLSRPEFTDPEILRTNLASVILQMTAIGLGDIQAFPFVEAPDNRNIQDGIRLLEELGAINSKATDPRKRLSPMGRQLARLPIDPRLARMVLEAPKLGALREVMIIASALSIQDPRERPSDKQQQSDEKHRRFNDKDSDFVAFVNLWNYVQEQQKELSSNQFRRLCKKEYLNYLRIREWQDIYFQVNQVIKELELKMNGNEASYDSIHISLLSGLLSHIGMKDQEKNEYQGARNARFNIFPGSGIFKKQPKWVMVAELVETSRLWGRIGAKIQPEWVEPLAGHLIKRSYSEPHWEKKSAAVHAFEKVTLYGIPVVAKRKVNYGNIDPTLSREIFIRSALVEGDWDTRHKFYQQNRKLLREVEELEHKSRRRDILIDDDELFNFYDQRIDLKVTSGRHFDTWWKKASKEDPELLNFEREMLFRGDASHVTDLDYPNFWHQGNLKLKLSYQFEPGEDNDGVTVHVPLAILNQVQPDGFDWQIPGLRHELVVALIKSLPKPLRRNFVPAPNYADAFLARVKAMEAPLLDSLEKELKRMSGVTIVREDWNLDQIPDHLKITYRAVDHRNRKLRESKDIYGLKDNLKEKVQETLSQVADDDIEQDGLKTWSFGTLPERYQQKRGGFEVKAYPALVDNKDSVGIKLFETEEQQNNAMQAGQRRLILLNVPSPIKYLHSNLPNKSKLGLYFNPYGRVLDLIDDCIACGVDKLIEEKGGLAWQPESFEALKEFVRAELGDTVVDIAKQVEEILTTAFNISKRLKGRIDLSMAFAMSDIKAQIESLIFKGFATECGWKRLPDILRYMRAIERRMEKLPIDPNKDRVHILKIESVVNEYKELLNKIPKGQPVPDKVKEIRWMIEELRVSYFAQQLGTPYPVSDKRVRNAINEC; this is encoded by the coding sequence TTGAGTCAGTCGAATCAAACTCAAGCAGACGTGTTGAATAACGAAAAAACATTAAAGTCTGCTATTAAAGATTGCATGATGCGCGATCGTTTTCGTCTACACAAACGTGTACAAGGCGCATCAAGAATTAAAAACGAAAAATCCAAGCACGCTGTATTTGACGAAATTGCATTAGAGATTGCGAAATCAATGCAAACGGTGGAACGTCGCCGTACTCAGCGTCCAAAAATCATATACCCAGCACAGTTACCCGTAAGCCAGAAGAAAGATGATATCGCTGAAGCGATCTTAAATAACCAAGTGGTTATTGTGGCGGGTGAGACGGGTTCAGGTAAAACTACTCAGCTACCTAAAATCTGTTTAGAAATCGGTCGTGGTACCCACGGTATGATAGGCCACACTCAGCCTCGTCGTCTGGCTGCACGCTCTGTTGCTTCTCGTATTGCAGAAGAAATGGAATGTGAAATGGGCTCTCACGTAGGTTATAAAGTCCGATTTAACGATCAGGTCTCAGAGCATAGCCACGTAAAGTTAATGACAGACGGTATTTTATTGGCTGAAATTCAACACGATCGTTTCTTAAGTCAATATGACACTATCATTATCGATGAAGCGCACGAACGTAGCTTAAATATTGATTTCATAATGGGTTATTTGCGTGAGTTATTACCAAAGCGCCCAGATTTAAAAGTCATAATTACTTCAGCAACCATCGATCCTGAGCGTTTTTCTAAGCACTTTAATAATGCACCTATTATTGAAGTGTCAGGCCGAACGTACCCAGTAGAAGTTCGCTACCGCCCTGTGGTTGAAGACGGTGATGACACCGATCGTGATCAGTTAGATGCAATTTTTGATGCGGTCGATGAGCTGTGTGATGAGGGTGAGGGTGATATCCTGATCTTCTTAAACGGTGAGCGTGAAATTCGTGATACTGCAGATGCGTTAGAAAAGCGTAAATTACGCCATACTGAAATTCTACCTTTGTACGCACGTCTATCGGCGGGTGAGCAAAACAGAGTATTCCAATCACACTCTGGTCGCCGTATTGTACTTTCAACAAACGTAGCGGAAACCTCACTGACTGTTCCGGGTATTAAATACGTTATTGATCCGGGTACAGCCCGAATTAGTCGCTATAGTTACCGTACTAAAGTACAGCGTCTACCGATTGAAGCCATTTCACAAGCCAGCGCCAATCAGCGTATGGGGCGTTGTGGTCGTGTTCAAGAAGGTATTTGTATTCGTCTATATTCTGAGGAAGATTTTTTATCGCGCCCAGAATTTACCGATCCAGAAATTCTACGTACTAACTTAGCGTCAGTTATTCTTCAAATGACTGCGATTGGTTTGGGGGATATCCAAGCTTTCCCATTTGTAGAAGCGCCCGATAATCGCAATATTCAAGACGGTATTCGATTATTGGAAGAGTTAGGCGCGATTAACTCTAAAGCCACAGATCCGCGTAAACGTTTATCACCAATGGGGCGCCAATTAGCGCGTCTTCCTATTGATCCGCGTTTAGCTCGTATGGTACTTGAAGCGCCTAAGTTAGGTGCATTACGTGAAGTGATGATTATTGCATCGGCACTATCTATTCAAGATCCACGTGAGCGTCCATCAGATAAACAGCAACAGTCTGATGAGAAACATCGCCGATTTAACGACAAAGATTCTGACTTTGTTGCGTTCGTTAATTTATGGAATTACGTCCAAGAACAACAAAAAGAGCTTTCTAGTAATCAATTCCGCCGTTTATGTAAGAAAGAATACTTAAACTACTTACGCATTCGTGAGTGGCAAGATATCTATTTCCAAGTCAATCAAGTGATTAAAGAGCTTGAGTTGAAAATGAATGGCAACGAAGCAAGCTATGACAGTATTCATATTTCGCTACTAAGCGGATTGCTTTCGCATATTGGTATGAAAGACCAAGAGAAAAATGAATACCAAGGTGCGCGTAACGCTCGCTTTAATATCTTCCCTGGCTCTGGCATTTTCAAGAAACAGCCAAAGTGGGTGATGGTTGCGGAGCTAGTGGAAACGTCACGTCTATGGGGGCGAATTGGTGCAAAAATTCAGCCGGAGTGGGTTGAGCCATTAGCTGGTCATTTGATTAAACGTAGTTATAGCGAACCGCATTGGGAGAAGAAGTCTGCTGCTGTTCATGCGTTTGAAAAAGTTACGCTGTATGGCATTCCTGTTGTAGCCAAACGTAAAGTTAACTACGGCAATATTGATCCAACGTTATCACGGGAAATCTTTATCCGCTCAGCATTGGTTGAAGGGGATTGGGATACGCGCCATAAGTTCTATCAACAAAACCGTAAGCTATTGCGCGAAGTTGAAGAGCTTGAGCACAAATCACGTCGTCGTGACATTCTGATCGATGATGACGAGCTGTTTAATTTCTACGATCAACGTATTGATTTGAAAGTAACGTCAGGTCGCCACTTTGATACATGGTGGAAGAAAGCATCGAAAGAAGATCCAGAGTTATTAAACTTTGAACGTGAGATGCTATTCCGTGGTGATGCAAGTCATGTCACTGATTTAGATTATCCTAACTTCTGGCATCAAGGTAACTTGAAGCTAAAACTAAGCTACCAGTTTGAACCGGGTGAAGATAACGATGGTGTAACCGTTCACGTGCCATTGGCTATCTTAAACCAAGTTCAACCTGACGGCTTTGACTGGCAAATTCCAGGCTTACGTCATGAGTTGGTTGTTGCTTTGATCAAATCATTACCAAAACCGTTACGCCGTAACTTTGTGCCGGCGCCAAACTATGCTGATGCGTTCTTAGCTCGTGTTAAGGCAATGGAAGCGCCATTGCTAGATTCACTAGAAAAAGAATTGAAGCGTATGAGTGGCGTGACAATTGTGCGTGAAGATTGGAACTTAGATCAGATCCCTGATCACTTGAAAATCACTTATCGTGCTGTTGATCACCGCAATCGTAAACTACGTGAAAGCAAAGATATCTATGGTCTGAAAGACAACTTAAAAGAGAAGGTTCAAGAAACTTTGTCACAAGTTGCTGATGATGATATCGAGCAAGATGGTTTGAAAACATGGAGTTTTGGTACGCTACCTGAACGTTACCAACAGAAACGCGGTGGCTTTGAAGTAAAAGCGTATCCTGCGCTGGTGGATAACAAAGATTCTGTTGGTATCAAATTGTTTGAAACTGAAGAGCAGCAAAACAATGCGATGCAGGCGGGTCAACGTCGTTTGATTTTACTTAACGTACCATCGCCAATTAAGTACCTTCATTCAAACTTGCCAAACAAATCGAAGCTAGGTTTGTACTTTAATCCGTATGGTCGTGTACTTGATCTGATTGATGATTGTATTGCTTGTGGTGTTGATAAGCTAATTGAAGAGAAAGGCGGATTAGCATGGCAGCCTGAATCATTTGAAGCGTTGAAAGAGTTTGTTCGTGCTGAGCTTGGTGACACCGTGGTTGATATTGCCAAACAAGTAGAAGAAATCTTAACCACAGCATTTAACATCAGTAAGCGTTTGAAAGGACGTATTGATTTAAGCATGGCATTTGCGATGTCTGATATCAAAGCACAAATTGAAAGCTTGATCTTCAAAGGTTTTGCAACAGAATGTGGTTGGAAACGCCTACCTGATATTCTGCGTTACATGCGTGCTATTGAGCGTCGAATGGAAAAACTGCCAATCGATCCAAATAAAGATCGTGTGCATATTCTGAAGATTGAGTCTGTAGTTAATGAGTACAAAGAGCTACTGAATAAGATCCCGAAAGGGCAGCCAGTACCTGATAAGGTAAAAGAGATCCGCTGGATGATTGAAGAACTACGTGTTAGTTACTTTGCTCAGCAGTTGGGTACACCATATCCTGTATCTGATAAACGTGTTCGCAACGCGATTAACGAATGTTGA
- a CDS encoding MATE family efflux transporter, whose amino-acid sequence MQHWRYSADKTFWQKTWRLALPVSMQSMLFSLLGLVDVIMVSKLGESQVAAVGIGNRIFFFNLLLVVGVSGAVGVLAAQYFGAGKMEGVRRTLLQSWVCAIFLTLPFAVAYRVFPEQIVALVNDQADFIHYARDYLYVCGWSIIFTAIVVPLESALRAVGEAKMPTYVGLVAVIINGVLNALLIFGLYGFPEMGVAGAALGTTISRGAQTAILLFITYKTYKKVLPTHEDIEPASNAKARKRYFNVAWPMIVHDGAWAMGILVYSVIFAKLGVTELAIISLLSPIEAVLISAFIGFAVAASTILGHELGAENYQRAFHQSWFFLALSVSIAFVLGVSIWLSSGLVGEWLAKAQAPNLEMSLNVTLVMALGMFLKVFNMVGIGGVLRSGGDIKYSIFIDLFGQWAIGIPLAILTGIVLGWPLHWVLVAILAEEVVKVGLTTYRIYGRKWLKNLVNDDDSVQPVSLI is encoded by the coding sequence ATGCAACACTGGCGATACTCAGCAGATAAAACTTTTTGGCAAAAAACATGGCGTTTAGCGTTGCCAGTATCAATGCAATCTATGTTGTTTTCACTACTTGGTTTAGTCGATGTCATCATGGTTTCTAAACTCGGTGAGTCACAAGTTGCCGCTGTAGGTATTGGTAACCGCATATTTTTCTTTAATTTATTGCTTGTTGTCGGTGTCAGTGGAGCTGTCGGTGTACTTGCGGCACAATATTTTGGTGCAGGGAAAATGGAAGGGGTGAGGCGCACCTTGTTACAATCTTGGGTATGCGCAATATTTCTAACATTACCTTTTGCTGTCGCATACCGTGTTTTTCCTGAGCAAATTGTTGCTTTGGTTAATGATCAAGCCGACTTTATTCACTATGCACGAGATTATTTATATGTCTGCGGCTGGAGCATTATTTTTACAGCCATTGTCGTACCGCTTGAATCTGCTTTACGTGCAGTAGGCGAAGCTAAAATGCCTACGTATGTTGGGCTGGTGGCTGTCATTATTAATGGCGTACTTAATGCGCTATTAATTTTCGGATTATATGGTTTTCCTGAAATGGGGGTTGCTGGTGCCGCGCTGGGGACAACGATTTCGCGTGGTGCACAAACAGCTATTTTGCTGTTTATTACTTATAAAACCTATAAAAAAGTATTACCAACACATGAAGATATAGAGCCAGCAAGTAATGCCAAAGCAAGGAAACGTTATTTTAATGTCGCCTGGCCTATGATTGTTCATGACGGGGCATGGGCGATGGGAATACTTGTTTATAGCGTTATTTTTGCCAAATTAGGTGTGACAGAACTTGCCATCATTAGCTTATTATCGCCGATAGAAGCGGTATTAATTTCAGCCTTTATTGGTTTTGCTGTTGCTGCCTCAACGATTTTGGGACACGAATTAGGCGCTGAAAATTATCAACGAGCGTTTCATCAGTCGTGGTTCTTTCTAGCTTTGAGTGTGTCTATTGCTTTTGTGTTAGGTGTGTCTATTTGGCTATCGAGTGGGCTTGTTGGAGAGTGGTTGGCAAAGGCTCAAGCACCGAACCTTGAAATGTCGCTGAATGTTACCTTAGTGATGGCGTTAGGTATGTTCCTAAAAGTGTTCAATATGGTGGGTATTGGTGGGGTATTACGTAGCGGTGGCGACATTAAATACAGCATTTTTATTGATTTATTTGGCCAATGGGCAATAGGTATTCCTTTAGCCATACTCACGGGTATTGTTTTAGGCTGGCCATTACACTGGGTGCTTGTTGCTATATTGGCAGAAGAAGTCGTTAAAGTTGGACTGACAACTTATCGTATTTATGGTCGTAAGTGGCTTAAAAATTTAGTCAATGATGATGATTCAGTACAACCAGTATCATTAATTTAA
- a CDS encoding AraC family transcriptional regulator: MGLDKEKADYITSNAFNGIEYVNADFTKQTFSKHVHEGYTIGVIEQGAQRFFRSGANHIAGQDSIILVNADDVHTGESATTEGWRYKAIYPTPDHFEKISQDLLGSASLTPYFRDSVINDKKISSQLRLIFDQIENGASTLLIETLIYSTLLSLSSTYGKSVSLPKDSQTNRSKLSLAKAYLDEYPEHDVSLERLAQLAGCTKFHFVRQFGKTYGISPHAYQVQVRLIKAKQLLKAGSSVVDTAIDCGFHDQSHFSRHFKRALGTTPKQFQQAILYNH, from the coding sequence TTGGGATTGGACAAAGAAAAAGCAGATTACATCACTTCCAACGCATTCAACGGTATTGAATATGTGAATGCCGATTTCACTAAACAAACGTTCTCTAAACATGTTCATGAGGGCTACACCATAGGCGTTATAGAGCAAGGTGCGCAACGCTTTTTTCGCAGCGGTGCTAATCATATTGCAGGTCAGGATAGTATTATTTTGGTCAACGCTGATGATGTACATACCGGTGAATCAGCAACCACAGAGGGGTGGCGCTATAAGGCCATTTACCCAACGCCCGATCATTTTGAGAAAATATCCCAAGATTTATTGGGTAGCGCTTCCCTAACCCCCTATTTTCGAGATTCTGTGATTAATGATAAGAAGATTTCCAGCCAACTGCGTTTGATCTTTGACCAGATTGAAAACGGTGCATCAACGCTGCTTATAGAAACGTTGATTTATAGTACGCTTCTCTCACTATCCAGTACGTATGGTAAATCAGTTTCTTTACCTAAAGACTCCCAAACTAATCGTAGCAAATTGTCTTTAGCAAAAGCGTATTTAGATGAATACCCAGAGCACGATGTAAGTTTAGAAAGGTTGGCACAATTAGCTGGTTGCACCAAGTTCCATTTTGTTCGCCAGTTCGGAAAAACATACGGAATATCGCCTCATGCATATCAAGTTCAAGTGCGCTTGATAAAAGCAAAACAGTTATTAAAAGCTGGCTCCTCGGTTGTAGATACCGCCATTGACTGCGGGTTTCACGATCAAAGCCACTTTTCTCGTCATTTTAAACGTGCGTTAGGCACGACGCCGAAACAGTTCCAGCAAGCAATTTTATACAATCATTGA
- a CDS encoding zinc transporter ZntB encodes MQNCFTYSYQLDASNGSSPLSLDQINNWSSNDGLLWVHLDYTDEKALAWINNSHLPDVEKEALTTQRIRPRLNQTKEGFFLSLRGIDLDSDNQSDKPSEMVSIRGYYKHNTIITTSDRPVRALDRVAAHINGGFGPKTIGAFILCLCDHLTSHKIEVIDSIDDRLTQLEDQVMNNSDDDLRNNIAQLRRETVYLRRYVTPQRDAIAKLLTIDTPLLSLSDKQKIHEVNEKLLHVIDDLNAIRERANVTQEELMSLQSEALNQRLYFLSLITTIFLPLGFLTGLLGVNLGGIPGSQNHWAFYIFCSLLFAVLILQLILFYRRKWI; translated from the coding sequence ATGCAAAACTGCTTTACATATAGTTATCAACTTGATGCGAGTAATGGTTCTTCACCGCTCTCACTTGATCAAATAAATAACTGGAGCAGTAATGATGGGCTACTGTGGGTCCATTTAGACTATACTGATGAAAAAGCACTAGCATGGATAAACAATAGCCATTTGCCTGATGTAGAAAAAGAAGCCCTTACTACTCAGCGTATTCGCCCTCGTTTAAATCAAACGAAAGAAGGTTTTTTCTTGTCATTACGAGGAATAGATTTAGATTCTGATAATCAATCTGACAAGCCATCAGAAATGGTCTCTATTCGAGGTTACTATAAACACAACACCATTATTACTACTTCAGACCGACCGGTTAGAGCACTTGATCGTGTTGCGGCACATATTAATGGCGGCTTTGGACCAAAAACTATTGGTGCATTCATTCTCTGTCTTTGCGATCACCTAACGAGCCATAAAATAGAAGTGATTGATTCCATTGATGACAGGTTAACCCAGCTTGAAGATCAGGTTATGAATAATAGTGATGACGACCTCCGCAATAACATTGCACAATTAAGACGGGAAACGGTTTATCTACGTCGCTATGTCACTCCACAACGTGATGCAATCGCTAAATTACTCACTATTGATACTCCACTGCTTTCACTATCAGACAAACAAAAAATACATGAAGTAAATGAAAAACTGCTCCATGTTATCGATGACTTAAACGCTATTCGTGAACGTGCTAATGTGACGCAAGAAGAACTAATGAGCTTACAATCTGAAGCATTAAACCAGCGTTTATATTTTCTGTCTTTAATTACCACTATCTTTTTACCACTAGGTTTTTTAACCGGTTTACTGGGTGTTAATTTAGGAGGTATTCCCGGCTCTCAAAACCACTGGGCATTTTATATATTCTGCAGCCTGTTATTCGCTGTATTAATACTTCAACTTATCCTTTTCTATCGTAGAAAATGGATATAA
- a CDS encoding AzlC family ABC transporter permease, which yields MDIPTSPQHISPQKIIFRATLDIFPLCAAVTPWGILCGSLAIQIGLTALQAQLLSLMVFAGAAQLAATSLLGTGVSYSPIFSSTFVISSRHLLYSAVFQKYIKDLSLPRRLCFAFFLTDEMFALTSAYIGKHKSFNYLYAISTGIVFYLMWNIATFAGIVVGNNITNFDALGLEFAIAATFIAIVIPSIKNSPILISVLTSGITVLVLELFEFSFSLIASTVMGMLAGYFTQLKGLKNEP from the coding sequence ATGGATATACCAACATCACCCCAACATATATCTCCCCAAAAAATCATTTTTAGGGCTACGTTAGATATATTCCCCTTATGTGCCGCTGTCACCCCTTGGGGGATCCTATGCGGTTCTTTGGCTATTCAAATAGGTCTTACCGCTTTACAAGCACAATTATTATCATTGATGGTATTTGCAGGAGCTGCACAATTAGCTGCGACTTCTCTCCTTGGTACAGGCGTAAGTTATTCCCCGATTTTCTCATCCACATTTGTTATTAGTTCTCGGCATCTTCTTTATTCAGCTGTTTTCCAAAAGTACATCAAGGATCTATCACTTCCCCGTCGACTTTGCTTTGCTTTTTTTCTAACCGATGAAATGTTTGCTTTAACTAGTGCCTATATAGGAAAACATAAATCTTTTAATTATTTATACGCTATAAGTACTGGAATTGTTTTTTATCTTATGTGGAACATAGCCACTTTTGCGGGGATTGTTGTAGGTAACAACATCACAAACTTCGACGCTTTGGGTTTAGAGTTCGCCATCGCAGCAACTTTTATTGCTATCGTTATTCCCTCTATAAAAAATTCACCAATCCTAATATCAGTACTAACAAGTGGTATAACAGTATTAGTTTTAGAGTTATTTGAGTTCTCATTTTCTTTAATCGCATCAACTGTAATGGGTATGTTGGCTGGTTATTTCACACAACTTAAAGGATTAAAAAATGAGCCTTAA
- a CDS encoding TerB family tellurite resistance protein: MFKSLRTLFRQLTNDPNSNEAVDTPTLHLAMASLLCEVAIADHDQDPREEQAKIQLLMKLLEVDEITSKQLLEKAQRQAEASVSLYDFTNKLRSLEQPERYQLVEAMWQVAYADGVIDPQEEAVIRQVSDLIYLDHSAFIKAKISAKNTAS, encoded by the coding sequence ATGTTCAAATCGCTACGTACACTATTTCGACAACTGACAAATGATCCTAATAGTAATGAAGCCGTAGATACTCCAACGCTTCATTTAGCTATGGCTTCTTTATTATGTGAAGTAGCTATTGCCGACCACGATCAGGATCCAAGAGAAGAACAAGCTAAAATTCAACTTCTAATGAAATTACTTGAAGTTGATGAAATCACTTCAAAACAACTACTTGAGAAAGCTCAACGACAAGCAGAGGCGTCTGTTTCTCTTTATGATTTTACTAATAAATTACGTTCACTTGAGCAACCAGAACGCTATCAATTAGTTGAAGCAATGTGGCAAGTCGCCTACGCTGATGGTGTGATAGACCCACAAGAAGAGGCTGTCATTCGCCAAGTTTCTGATTTAATATATTTAGATCATTCTGCATTTATAAAAGCCAAAATCAGCGCTAAAAATACTGCAAGCTAA
- a CDS encoding AzlD domain-containing protein translates to MSLNIELIIVLMAAITFSCRYIFFMKCFPVRLNHTTKKILEFTAPSVLTAMWVPIVFLGHKTTENSLLTSPFLYAGLITLLAAYKLESTLNIVVVGMSTFVVISWLI, encoded by the coding sequence ATGAGCCTTAATATAGAATTAATAATTGTATTGATGGCTGCTATCACTTTTAGCTGTCGTTATATTTTCTTTATGAAGTGTTTCCCCGTTCGTTTAAACCACACAACGAAAAAAATCTTGGAATTTACAGCACCTTCCGTACTAACAGCCATGTGGGTGCCAATAGTGTTTCTGGGGCATAAGACAACAGAAAATAGTTTACTGACAAGTCCATTTTTATACGCAGGATTAATCACTCTACTGGCTGCTTACAAATTAGAAAGTACACTAAATATTGTGGTCGTTGGGATGAGTACTTTTGTTGTTATAAGTTGGCTTATATAA
- a CDS encoding helix-turn-helix transcriptional regulator: MGYIDTFTISPKCQSIIIDQVQSIELEKQKILQCGINYGKEAFSIYRRSPDMYMLLYTTGGKGLLKTSNGEWALETGSVIYVPPGYENGFVINPDDNPDLIWDVAWVMLEKHKRWDESLPHDITYQDSQSGSLLFKTIICLSESLSFNYPLGDALCKSITEQICLLVNTQTAPHSPKALTRLEHVYQHTKSQLHHPWQVSDLAALYPCSEPHFHRLCQQYYQQSPIAYLTQIRMEHAAGLLTTTTWPIQHISDLCGYPNPTNFSTRFKNWSSFTPRQFRTKFQPQL; the protein is encoded by the coding sequence ATGGGGTATATTGATACTTTTACTATTTCACCAAAATGCCAATCTATTATTATTGATCAAGTACAATCGATTGAACTTGAAAAGCAAAAAATTCTTCAATGTGGCATCAATTATGGCAAAGAAGCATTCAGTATTTATCGAAGAAGCCCAGACATGTATATGCTGCTCTATACAACGGGTGGCAAGGGGTTATTAAAAACATCAAACGGTGAATGGGCATTAGAAACCGGCAGTGTTATTTATGTACCGCCCGGTTATGAGAATGGCTTTGTTATTAACCCAGATGATAACCCTGATCTTATTTGGGATGTCGCATGGGTTATGCTTGAAAAACATAAGCGTTGGGATGAGAGCTTACCTCATGATATTACCTATCAAGATTCACAATCAGGTTCATTACTATTTAAGACTATCATTTGTTTAAGCGAATCTTTAAGTTTCAACTATCCATTGGGCGATGCGCTATGTAAGAGTATTACAGAACAAATTTGTTTATTAGTGAACACCCAAACCGCCCCTCACTCTCCTAAAGCACTTACCCGTTTAGAGCATGTTTACCAGCATACGAAAAGTCAGTTACACCACCCATGGCAAGTCTCCGATCTGGCTGCCTTATATCCATGCTCTGAGCCGCATTTTCATCGATTATGTCAACAGTATTACCAACAATCTCCTATTGCCTATTTAACTCAAATTCGAATGGAACATGCTGCTGGGTTGCTGACTACCACCACTTGGCCAATTCAACATATTAGTGACTTGTGTGGTTACCCAAACCCAACCAACTTTAGTACTCGATTTAAAAATTGGAGTAGTTTTACGCCTCGACAATTTCGGACGAAGTTTCAGCCACAACTTTAA